In Aspergillus fumigatus Af293 chromosome 2, whole genome shotgun sequence, a genomic segment contains:
- a CDS encoding putative glucokinase yields MVNCSYRPLFDWLAQRIAGFLEAHRDPASHLPYRLGFTFSFTCEQTSLAGGRLIHWDKGWDIPDAVGRDPCVMLQEAIDELGLPVVVTVLANDSVGTLLTRAYSSGQQVSTLGAVIVGTGTNAAYVEKLADVRRLGVKAREDEIMVMNTEWGCLDNKMEVLPRTPFDNALDAASVDPGSQMFEKRVSGLYLGELLRLAIVQLLRIDVFDMKAEENSKVFQPGGIDCPFLSGLALVDANDVDGSSRFIQDTLSVENVSQVDVQAIRLLASSIVRRAARLAGASLAAIIIQSGRLDIQYQHSKQTASLPIGRTNRFEHTVTPRWRRLLSRLRLSSLPSRHLPRHTHLPTCLDEDIIDIGADGSLIEFYPDFEAEMRGAMRDVPEIGEAGEQRIRIGLAKDGSGVGAALMAQAACQSE; encoded by the coding sequence ATGGTGAACTGCAGCTATCGGCCTCTTTTCGATTGGCTTGCGCAGCGGATAGCGGGATTTCTCGAGGCGCATCGGGACCCAGCCAGTCACTTGCCGTACAGGCTGGGATTCACGTTCAGTTTCACCTGCGAACAGACGTCTCTCGCTGGTGGGCGTCTCATACACTGGGACAAAGGCTGGGATATCCCCGACGCCGTTGGCCGAGACCCTTGCGTTATGTTGCAAGAGGCCATCGATGAGCTGGGGCTGCCGGTTGTGGTGACCGTTCTGGCAAACGATAGTGTTGGTACGCTCTTGACGCGAGCGTATAGCTCGGGCCAGCAGGTTTCAACACTCGGCGCGGTCATCGTCGGAACGGGGACCAACGCCGCATatgttgagaagctggctgacGTGCGTCGACTGGGTGTCAAGGCAcgcgaggatgagatcatggTGATGAATACGGAATGGGGCTGTCTGGACAACAAGATGGAAGTCTTACCGCGAACACCATTCGACAATGCCCTCGACGCAGCGTCGGTCGATCCGGGCTCGCAGATGTTTGAAAAGAGGGTGTCGGGCTTGTACCTCGGGGAGCTTCTTCGGCTGGCGATTGTCCAACTGCTGCGAATAGATGTGTTCGACATGAAGGCTGAAGAGAACTCCAAGGTGTTCCAGCCAGGCGGCATCGACTGTCCCTTTCTGTCGGGGCTTGCATTAGTCGATGCCAACGACGTTGACGGCTCCAGCAGGTTCATCCAGGACACATTGTCTGTAGAAAATGTTAGCCAAGTCGATGTCCAGGCTATACGACTGCTGGCCTCGTCCATTGTGCGCCGAGCAGCACGTCTAGCAGGCGCATCTCTagcagccatcatcatccaaagcGGTCGCCTTGACATTCAATACCAACACTCAAAACAGACAGCCTCACTCCCCATCGGCAGGACCAACCGCTTCGAGCACACTGTGACTCCCCGCTGGCGCCGATTGCTGAGCCGCCTTAGATTGAGCTCGCTACCTAGTAGACATCTACCACGGCACACACACCTCCCGACCTGTTTGGACGAGGACATCATCGACATCGGAGCCGACGGCTCACTGATCGAATTCTACCCGGACTTCGAGGCCGAGATGCGTGGTGCAATGCGGGATGTACCCGAGATTGGAGAGGCTGGCGAGCAGAGGATCCGCATAGGGCTCGCAAAGGATGGGTCTGGCGTTGGAGCGGCCTTGATGGCTCAGGCTGCATGTCAGAGTGAGTAG